ACTGCCCGCACCAGGCCCGGAAGCACTAGCACCGGCCACCGACAGTTTGAGACGCACAGCGGGGTTGTCCCCAGGCTTGGCCGAACGGCTCCTCGGTTGTGCACAGGGACGCTTCTGCCCTAGTGAACCTGGAGTCAGCCAGGGAGAATCGGGGGATGAGCAGTTCAGCGGTAGACACCCTCGGACGCCGCCTCGCGGCGGTCCGCGAGGCGTTGGCCGCGCTCCCCGCGACGCTGTCGTCGACCGAGCGGCGGGAGCTGCTCATCCAGCTCGGCGAGGTGACTGACGCCCTCACGGGAAGTCGACTGAGCCTCCTGCACGACGAGGACCGCCTGGCTGATCCGCCCGGGGCGGCCGTGGATTGGCTTCACCACACCAACACCGTCTCCAGACGGGCGGCGCGGGCGATGGTGCGTCTGGCCGCGGACCTTGCGGACCGCTACCCGCTGATCGGTGAGGCCTTGCGCGCCGGTGCCGTCTCCGAGGCGCAGACCCGCGCCATCGTCTCCGGGCTGGCGAAATCGGGGGTCGAATTCACGGTGGCGGAGCTGGCGACGGCGCAGCGGGAACTGATCCGCTACGCGGCCGAGTTCGATCCCGACGAACTGCACCTCCTGGCCGTCCGCTACGGCGAGGTGCTTGCCCCGGACCGGGCCGATGAGATCGAGGCATCCAGGCTGGCCCGCGAGGCGAAGCTGGCCCGCGCGGGGCGCTCGTTCGTCCTGGTGCCCGACCACCACGGCTCGATGCGGATCCGAGGCCAGCTACCGATTGCGGATGGCGAACTCCTCCTCGCTCAGCTCGACGCGCTGACGCCGTCGGCCAACGCCTACCTCGAGGAGAGGGAGAGGCCGGGTATGGCGGCCCGCCGGGCTGACGCGCTCGTCCGTCTGACGGGGATCGTCGCAGCCACCGGCTCGCTGCCTGCCAGGGGAGGCGACCGTCCGCAGGTGATCGTCACGTTGAGCCTCGAGACGCTCCTGAGTGGGCTGGGACGAGCCGGCGCGCTGGCCTCGGGGGAGTCCCTCGCAGCCGGCGACGCCAGGAGGCTGGCCTGCGACGCACACATCATCCCTGTGACCCTCGACGGTGGCTCGCGCCCGCTCGACGTCGGCGCCAGCCGTCGCCTGTTCTCCGCGTCGGTCCGCACGGCCTTGGCCCTGCGTGACCAGGGCTGCGCCTTTCCGGGATGCACGGCGCCCCCGGCCGCCTGCGATGCCCACCACATCGTCCCCTGGTGGGCCGGGGGCGCCTCCGTCCTCGGCAACGCCGTACTCCTGTGCCCCTACCATCACCGGGTTGTCGAGCCGGATCTGGCTCGAGCACCGGGATTCCAATGGCAGGTCCACCTCGATCCGGTGGACGGGATGCCGTGGTTCACACCTCCCCGTCAGATAGACCCGAGGCGACGTCCGCGACGGCACCACCGCCACCGGCTCCGCGGACCCGTTCCGATCCCCGCAGAGGAAACTCTTCCTCGCGGCGATCCGCCCGTCTGGGACGACCTGCCCTTCAGCTCGGAGTGGACCGTCGGCACAACAGTGTGACGGCCGCATTCACCGTCTCGCTTTGACGCTTGTGGCGTAATTCTGGCGGGGCGGGGTGCTTAGATGTCCCCAACATCGCGCCGTGCGTGATAATGCCCGCCAGTCCTTCGAGACCAGGAGACTCCATGAACCTGAGCCGCCGCACCCTGCTGGGTGCCACCGTTGCCATCGCCGCCGTCGGCGCCACGTCCGCCTGCTCCGCTACGCCCGGCGGAGGCTCCGGGGGAGGTGGCGGCGGCGACACCATCAAGCTCGGCGTCAACTACGAGCTGTCCGGTGGCGTGGCCACCTACGGCCAGGCGTCGGTCGCCGGCATCAAGATGGCGATCGACGCCATCAACGAGGCCGGGGGTGTCAACGGCAAGAAGATCGACCTCGTCCAGTACGACAACAAGTCGGAACTGGCAGAGGCCACCACGCTCGCCAACAAGCTGATGGCCCAGGACAAGGTGCTCGCCTGCATGGGGCCCGCCACGTCCGGCAACTTCA
The DNA window shown above is from Tessaracoccus defluvii and carries:
- a CDS encoding HNH endonuclease signature motif containing protein — encoded protein: MSSSAVDTLGRRLAAVREALAALPATLSSTERRELLIQLGEVTDALTGSRLSLLHDEDRLADPPGAAVDWLHHTNTVSRRAARAMVRLAADLADRYPLIGEALRAGAVSEAQTRAIVSGLAKSGVEFTVAELATAQRELIRYAAEFDPDELHLLAVRYGEVLAPDRADEIEASRLAREAKLARAGRSFVLVPDHHGSMRIRGQLPIADGELLLAQLDALTPSANAYLEERERPGMAARRADALVRLTGIVAATGSLPARGGDRPQVIVTLSLETLLSGLGRAGALASGESLAAGDARRLACDAHIIPVTLDGGSRPLDVGASRRLFSASVRTALALRDQGCAFPGCTAPPAACDAHHIVPWWAGGASVLGNAVLLCPYHHRVVEPDLARAPGFQWQVHLDPVDGMPWFTPPRQIDPRRRPRRHHRHRLRGPVPIPAEETLPRGDPPVWDDLPFSSEWTVGTTV